A portion of the Salvelinus fontinalis isolate EN_2023a chromosome 32, ASM2944872v1, whole genome shotgun sequence genome contains these proteins:
- the edn1 gene encoding endothelin-1 has translation MDIRILCSMLSMVYSGILHAVSSAPMEEDTAASTTTTTVPVRHIRNKRCSCATFLDKECVYFCHLDIIWVNTPERVVSYGLGNASRKKRAIKDPAISKQDPRCKCVHEDDSTCTNFCQLEIYLRYAAAAAAAVTPDTAIHPAVGADCAERHQCKHKLAAKTSRIKRVKYRDQKAVGPSALGATVKARLLLEKWMVGQQHRAREER, from the exons ATGGATATTAGAATACTTTGCTCCATGTTGTCAATGGTGTACTCTGGAATTTTACATGCAG TCTCATCCGCTCCTATGGAAGAGGATACAGCGGcttccaccacaaccaccacggTGCCAGTGCGCCACATCAGGAACAAGCGATGCTCCTGCGCAACGTTCCTGGACAAGGAGTGCGTTTACTTCTGTCACCTGGACATCATATGGGTCAACACGCCTGA GCGCGTGGTTTCCTACGGTCTGGGCAACGCTTCTAGAAAGAAGCGCGCCATCAAGGATCCCGCCATCTCCAAGCAGGACCCTCGCTGCAAGTGCGTCCATGAAGATGACAGCACATGTACCAACTTCTGTCAGCTTGAAATTTACCTGAG ATacgctgcagcagcagcagcagcagtaacgcCAGACACAGCGATCCACCCCGCCGTGGGCGCTGACTGTGCTGAGAGGCATCAGTGCAAACACAAGTTGGCAGCCAAGACGAGTAGGATTAAAAG GGTGAAATACAGAGACCAAAAAGCAGTGGGCCCCTCAGCTCTTGGTGCCACAGTCAAAGCTCGCTTGCTGCTGGAGAAATGGATGGTGGGACAACAACACAGGGCacgagaagagagatga